From the genome of Desulfofundulus luciae, one region includes:
- a CDS encoding Mini-ribonuclease 3, which produces MSLPGKIIPNPEQLPALVLAYIGDAVYELAIRQYLVARGIVCVNQLHQETIKYVRADTQARVMHALKDELTEVEAAVARRGRNARSGHPPRGSDVISYRYSTGLESLVGYLYLSGQSERLGEILALARQVVEKDD; this is translated from the coding sequence ATGTCCTTACCCGGGAAGATCATTCCCAACCCGGAACAACTGCCGGCCCTGGTGCTGGCATATATTGGAGACGCCGTGTATGAGCTGGCCATCCGTCAATATCTGGTGGCCCGGGGGATCGTTTGCGTGAATCAACTGCATCAGGAAACCATAAAATATGTACGGGCCGATACCCAGGCCCGGGTGATGCATGCCCTGAAAGATGAACTTACCGAAGTTGAGGCTGCCGTTGCCCGGCGGGGCCGCAATGCCCGGAGCGGCCACCCACCCCGGGGCTCCGATGTGATCAGCTACCGCTACAGTACGGGGCTGGAAAGTCTTGTCGGTTACCTGTATCTATCGGGGCAAAGCGAGCGGCTGGGAGAAATCCTTGCCCTGGCCCGCCAGGTGGTGGAAAAGGATGACTGA
- the gltX gene encoding glutamate--tRNA ligase codes for MSGVRVRFAPSPTGPLHIGGARSALFNWLFARNQGGTFIVRIEDTDLERSSRESEENILAALRWLGLDWDEGIEVGGPHGPYRQTERLPIYQRYARQLLESGWAYRCYCTEEELAAEREALLARGEMPRYTGRCRYLCEEDRHRLEAEGRRPVLRFAVPSGETITVQDLVRGEVSFDVDGIGDFIIVKSDGIPTYNFAVVVDDHTMGITHVIRAEEHLSNTPRQILIYRAFGWPVPQFAHVSLILGRDRTKMSKRHGATSIEQYREMGYLPEAMVNFLALLGWSPGGEEEIFTLEELKRQFSLERVAKNPAVFDLDKLNWLNGHYIRQSPLERVTDLAVPFLQKAGYISGEVTPEQYQWLKQLVAAVRDYLTNLSEITRHVDIFFAPEVEPEDEEARSVLAGEQVPRVLAALAEKIKSADGLDEEIARSILKRLPRELGLGARKVYLPIRVALTGRTHGPELYQVIPLLGKEKVLARLARAG; via the coding sequence TTGTCCGGCGTCAGAGTAAGATTTGCCCCCAGCCCCACCGGCCCGTTGCATATCGGAGGGGCTCGTTCGGCTTTGTTTAACTGGCTGTTTGCCCGCAATCAAGGCGGCACTTTTATTGTGCGCATCGAGGACACAGATCTGGAGCGCTCTTCCCGGGAATCCGAGGAAAACATCCTGGCCGCTTTGCGCTGGCTGGGCCTCGATTGGGACGAGGGGATTGAAGTGGGCGGTCCCCACGGCCCTTACCGGCAGACGGAGCGGCTTCCCATTTATCAACGTTATGCCCGGCAGCTTTTAGAAAGCGGGTGGGCCTACCGCTGTTACTGTACCGAAGAGGAGCTGGCTGCCGAGCGGGAAGCCCTTTTGGCCCGGGGCGAGATGCCACGCTATACCGGCCGATGTCGTTACCTGTGCGAGGAGGACAGGCACCGTTTGGAAGCCGAGGGGCGCCGGCCGGTACTGCGTTTCGCGGTCCCCTCCGGGGAAACCATAACCGTGCAGGACCTGGTCCGTGGGGAAGTATCCTTTGATGTTGACGGCATCGGCGATTTTATTATCGTTAAGTCTGACGGCATTCCCACCTACAACTTTGCCGTGGTGGTGGATGATCACACCATGGGCATTACCCATGTCATCCGGGCGGAGGAGCACCTGTCCAATACGCCGCGGCAGATTCTCATTTACCGGGCCTTCGGCTGGCCGGTGCCGCAGTTTGCCCACGTTTCGCTGATCCTGGGCCGGGATCGCACCAAAATGAGCAAGCGGCACGGAGCCACCTCCATCGAGCAGTACCGGGAGATGGGCTACCTTCCCGAGGCCATGGTCAACTTCCTGGCCCTTTTAGGCTGGTCTCCCGGCGGGGAAGAGGAAATCTTTACTCTGGAAGAGTTAAAACGGCAGTTTTCCCTCGAGCGGGTGGCCAAGAATCCGGCCGTTTTTGACCTGGACAAGCTAAACTGGTTGAACGGCCACTACATTCGTCAAAGCCCCCTGGAGCGGGTTACCGATCTGGCCGTACCCTTTTTGCAAAAGGCCGGATATATTTCTGGCGAGGTAACACCGGAGCAGTATCAATGGTTGAAACAACTGGTGGCGGCCGTACGGGATTACCTGACCAACCTGTCTGAGATTACCCGGCACGTGGACATTTTCTTTGCGCCGGAAGTGGAGCCGGAAGATGAAGAGGCCCGCTCGGTGCTGGCCGGGGAGCAGGTTCCCCGCGTGCTGGCCGCCCTGGCAGAGAAAATCAAATCGGCAGATGGGTTGGATGAAGAAATTGCCCGGAGCATTTTGAAAAGGCTGCCCAGGGAACTGGGTTTGGGCGCCCGCAAAGTTTACCTGCCCATCCGGGTGGCCCTCACCGGCCGGACCCACGGCCCGGAACTTTACCAGGTCATCCCCCTCCTGGGCAAGGAAAAGGTGCTGGCCCGCCTGGCCCGGGCAGGTTAA
- a CDS encoding 2Fe-2S iron-sulfur cluster-binding protein has translation MKTVTLTIDGRAVQAREGEKLLRVALENGIYIPNLCAIPGVKHPAAACRLCFVEIEGYPRPVTACTEPVVEGMVVSTRSPRVDRLVSTAFELLLSNHRLDCATCPRNRSCELQRIARERRFPLRVKRLRKLERNLPLDDSSPVLRYDPNRCVLCGRCVWVCREKGTGVLGFAGRGFERKVTTFGDVPLGQSGCNGCGECTRVCPVGALTGKEV, from the coding sequence ATGAAAACAGTCACCTTAACCATAGATGGCCGGGCCGTGCAGGCGCGGGAAGGGGAAAAGCTGCTCCGGGTGGCCCTAGAAAACGGCATCTACATTCCCAACCTCTGCGCCATTCCCGGAGTAAAACACCCGGCTGCCGCCTGCCGGTTGTGTTTTGTGGAGATCGAGGGCTACCCGCGTCCGGTGACCGCCTGCACCGAGCCCGTGGTGGAAGGCATGGTGGTGTCCACCCGCAGCCCGCGGGTCGACCGGCTGGTGAGTACGGCCTTTGAGCTCCTTTTGTCCAATCACCGCCTGGACTGCGCCACCTGTCCCCGCAACCGCTCCTGCGAATTACAAAGGATTGCCCGGGAACGCCGCTTCCCCCTGCGGGTGAAACGGCTGAGAAAGCTGGAACGGAACTTGCCGTTGGACGACTCCAGCCCGGTATTGCGCTACGACCCCAACAGATGTGTCCTCTGCGGGCGGTGTGTGTGGGTCTGCCGGGAAAAAGGTACCGGAGTGCTGGGTTTTGCCGGAAGGGGATTCGAGCGCAAAGTAACCACCTTTGGGGATGTTCCCCTTGGCCAGTCGGGCTGTAACGGTTGCGGCGAATGTACCAGAGTCTGTCCCGTGGGTGCCTTGACGGGGAAAGAGGTCTGA
- the rlmB gene encoding 23S rRNA (guanosine(2251)-2'-O)-methyltransferase RlmB codes for MTEKAAWENIIAGRHPVKEALAANRSINKLLVAKGAGSGALQEILNLARERGIPVQYVDRSHLNGLVKDAPHQGVVAVAAAKEYVSVDDILAAAYPQDPFLILLNEITDPHNLGAILRTADAAGVHGVVVTRRRSAPLTPAVVKASCGAVEYVRVARVPNLARTITYLQERGLWVVGACGTARDIYWDVHLDGPIALVIGGEDKGLGRLVREKCDQLVRLPMAGRVGSLNASVAAALLAYEVVRQRRRAHGRVPDR; via the coding sequence ATGACTGAAAAGGCGGCTTGGGAAAATATCATTGCCGGCCGCCACCCGGTAAAAGAGGCCCTTGCGGCCAACCGGTCCATTAACAAGCTCCTGGTGGCTAAAGGAGCCGGCAGCGGCGCCCTGCAGGAAATCCTCAACCTGGCCCGGGAACGGGGGATACCCGTCCAATATGTGGACCGGTCCCATCTGAACGGGCTGGTTAAGGATGCCCCGCACCAGGGAGTTGTAGCCGTGGCGGCGGCCAAAGAATACGTTTCCGTGGATGACATCCTGGCTGCCGCGTACCCTCAAGATCCCTTTTTAATCCTGCTGAACGAAATCACCGATCCCCACAACCTGGGAGCCATTTTACGTACGGCCGATGCCGCCGGGGTACACGGTGTGGTTGTTACCCGGCGCCGTTCGGCACCCCTTACCCCGGCGGTGGTCAAGGCTTCCTGCGGGGCGGTGGAATATGTCCGGGTGGCCCGGGTGCCCAATCTGGCCCGGACCATTACTTACCTCCAGGAGCGGGGGCTCTGGGTGGTCGGGGCCTGCGGGACGGCCAGGGACATATACTGGGATGTACATTTGGACGGCCCCATTGCCCTGGTCATTGGCGGGGAAGACAAAGGCTTGGGGAGATTGGTGCGGGAAAAATGCGATCAACTGGTCAGACTGCCCATGGCCGGGCGGGTTGGCTCCCTAAATGCCTCGGTGGCGGCGGCCCTGCTGGCCTACGAGGTGGTCAGGCAGAGGAGACGGGCCCATGGACGAGTACCTGATCGTTGA
- a CDS encoding NADH-quinone oxidoreductase subunit NuoF: MTEIFEKLQQKSRAVWQSLRDRPLILVGTATCGRAAGALEILKVIKEELVKHGIDAQVLEVGCMGHCYAEPLVTVYKPGFPPISYGYVTAGIAGRLVEDFLAGDDPCLEFALAALEANDMVPALTDFPRGMIERPIILDKCGLIDPEQIEHYIALGGYAALATALAREPGWVVEEIKASGLRGRGGAGFPTGRKWETCRLAPGEEKYVICNADEGDPGAFMDRAILESNPHEVLEGLAIAAYTVGARRGYFYIRAEYPLAVERVKKAIEQARRAGLLGTNILGSGFSFDVDVFQGSGAFVCGEETALIASMEGEPGLPRHRPPFPATAGLRGRPTVINNVKTLAYVPHIIERGAQWFRETGTAGSPGTAVFALAGKVINTGLAEVPMGTTLRQLVYDVGSGIPKGKSFKAVQIGGPSGGCLPEAALDMPIDFDSLSQAGAMMGSGGMVILDEDDCMVEIARFFLDFTQKESCGKCTMCRLGTRQMLDILEAITKGQGRPGDIELLLELAEDVKSGSLCGLGKTAPNPVLSTIRYFRDEYEAHIKERRCPALMCRELIAYYILPEKCERSCDACVGSCPVEAIYPNEDRIKVIDQQKCVKCASCLEACPPQYKAVIKLSPPELVAERGATNRG; encoded by the coding sequence GTGACAGAAATTTTTGAAAAATTGCAGCAAAAGTCCAGGGCTGTCTGGCAGAGCCTGCGGGACCGGCCCCTGATTCTGGTGGGCACGGCCACCTGCGGCCGCGCAGCCGGAGCCCTGGAGATTTTAAAGGTAATTAAAGAAGAGCTTGTAAAACACGGTATTGACGCCCAGGTCCTGGAAGTGGGCTGCATGGGCCATTGCTATGCGGAACCCCTGGTTACCGTTTACAAGCCCGGTTTTCCACCCATCAGCTACGGCTACGTTACCGCGGGCATTGCCGGGCGGCTGGTGGAGGATTTTCTGGCCGGTGACGATCCCTGCCTGGAATTTGCCCTGGCCGCGCTGGAGGCCAACGATATGGTTCCGGCCCTCACCGACTTTCCCCGGGGAATGATTGAAAGGCCCATTATTCTGGACAAATGTGGTCTAATTGACCCTGAGCAAATTGAGCACTACATCGCCCTGGGCGGGTATGCCGCCCTGGCCACAGCCCTGGCCCGGGAACCGGGTTGGGTGGTTGAAGAAATAAAGGCTTCCGGCCTGCGGGGGCGGGGTGGGGCCGGTTTTCCCACCGGGCGCAAGTGGGAAACCTGCCGTTTGGCGCCGGGGGAAGAGAAGTATGTCATTTGCAACGCCGATGAAGGGGACCCGGGGGCCTTTATGGACCGGGCCATCCTGGAGTCAAACCCCCACGAGGTGCTGGAGGGGCTGGCCATTGCCGCCTACACGGTGGGAGCCCGCCGGGGCTATTTCTATATCCGCGCCGAGTATCCCCTGGCCGTGGAAAGGGTGAAAAAGGCCATCGAACAGGCACGTCGGGCCGGCCTTTTGGGGACCAATATCCTGGGCAGCGGTTTTAGCTTTGACGTGGATGTTTTTCAGGGTTCGGGGGCCTTTGTCTGCGGCGAGGAAACGGCCCTGATCGCCTCCATGGAAGGGGAGCCGGGCCTGCCCCGCCACCGGCCGCCATTTCCCGCCACTGCCGGGTTGCGGGGCAGGCCCACGGTGATTAACAACGTAAAGACCCTGGCTTACGTGCCCCATATCATTGAGCGGGGTGCCCAATGGTTCAGGGAGACCGGTACTGCCGGCAGCCCTGGTACAGCCGTCTTTGCCCTGGCCGGGAAAGTGATCAATACCGGCCTGGCCGAGGTGCCCATGGGCACCACCCTAAGACAACTGGTTTATGACGTGGGCAGCGGTATTCCCAAAGGTAAGTCCTTTAAGGCCGTGCAGATTGGTGGTCCGTCGGGGGGGTGCCTGCCTGAAGCAGCCCTGGATATGCCCATAGATTTCGACTCTTTAAGCCAGGCCGGGGCCATGATGGGTTCCGGCGGAATGGTCATCCTGGATGAGGACGACTGCATGGTGGAAATAGCCCGCTTTTTCCTGGATTTCACCCAGAAGGAATCCTGCGGCAAGTGCACCATGTGCCGCCTGGGAACCAGACAGATGCTGGACATCCTGGAGGCAATTACAAAGGGACAGGGCAGGCCCGGGGATATAGAGCTTCTTTTGGAACTGGCTGAAGACGTGAAGTCCGGCTCGCTGTGCGGGCTGGGCAAGACGGCGCCCAATCCCGTTTTAAGCACCATCCGCTATTTCCGGGACGAATACGAGGCCCACATCAAGGAACGCCGCTGCCCGGCGCTGATGTGCCGGGAGTTGATTGCCTATTACATCCTGCCGGAAAAATGCGAGCGCTCCTGTGATGCCTGCGTGGGCAGTTGCCCGGTGGAGGCCATTTACCCCAACGAGGACCGCATTAAAGTTATTGATCAGCAGAAATGTGTTAAGTGCGCAAGCTGCCTGGAAGCATGCCCGCCCCAGTATAAAGCGGTCATCAAGCTCTCGCCGCCGGAGCTGGTGGCCGAAAGGGGTGCTACCAACAGAGGATGA
- the coaE gene encoding dephospho-CoA kinase (Dephospho-CoA kinase (CoaE) performs the final step in coenzyme A biosynthesis.), with translation MIAGLTGGIATGKSTVARLFQELGAHVIDFDVLAHKVMRPGLKAWEEIVRFFGVEILNPDQTINRKKLGRLVFDDPEKLARLNRIVHPAVFKEDQKITAEILAGNPGAVIIKEIPLLIEVGAGHLVDKIIVVYASPEVQLQRLLARGLDRDEALKRINAQAPLGEKMKWADFVIYNDGNLEETRRQVEEVYQQLVSCASVEGQ, from the coding sequence ATGATCGCAGGTCTTACCGGCGGCATTGCCACGGGCAAAAGTACGGTAGCCAGGTTGTTCCAGGAACTGGGAGCCCACGTCATCGATTTTGACGTCCTGGCCCACAAGGTAATGCGCCCGGGGTTGAAGGCCTGGGAGGAAATTGTCAGGTTTTTCGGGGTGGAAATTTTGAACCCCGATCAAACCATCAACCGTAAAAAGCTGGGCCGCCTGGTTTTTGACGACCCGGAAAAGCTGGCGCGGTTGAACCGGATCGTTCACCCGGCAGTTTTTAAAGAGGACCAAAAAATTACGGCAGAAATTTTAGCCGGGAATCCCGGGGCGGTGATTATTAAAGAAATCCCCCTGTTGATTGAAGTAGGAGCCGGGCACCTGGTGGACAAAATCATTGTGGTCTACGCTTCCCCCGAGGTGCAGCTTCAAAGGCTTTTAGCCCGGGGTCTCGACCGGGATGAGGCCCTGAAAAGAATTAACGCCCAGGCTCCCCTGGGCGAAAAAATGAAGTGGGCCGATTTTGTCATTTATAACGACGGCAACCTGGAAGAAACCAGAAGGCAGGTGGAAGAAGTTTATCAGCAGCTGGTAAGTTGCGCGTCCGTCGAGGGTCAATAA
- the cysS gene encoding cysteine--tRNA ligase — MEIYNTLTRRKEKFIPRHPGRVDMYVCGPTTYNFIHLGNARPLVFFDTVRRYFQYRGYRVKYVQNFTDIDDKIINRAREEGVDALALARKYIDEYYRDAGALNVRPADVHPRVSEHLPEIIDLISTLIEKRAAYVVDGDVYFDISAFPEYGKLSGRTLEEMQAGARVEVDPRKKHPMDFALWKAAKPGEPAWDSPWGKGRPGWHIECSAMALKYLGNNFDIHGGGFDLVFPHHENEIAQAEAATGRPFVRYWMHNGFITVNQEKMSKSLGNFFLVREILDKFPPEVVRFFLLSTHYRSPLDFDDEKMAAAGRGLERFKNSIRLLTEALERPSREHSKPEDEEFIAALEKYHRDFVAAMDDDFNTALAVGICFELAREVNAYLHGAAGSPCRAALEKAMDLFRSFNEVLGLFRVDERTGRILIEGRHAKSDGLEEALIELLLEVRQQARAKKDWATADHIRDRLKELGIILEDTPGGVRWKRQG, encoded by the coding sequence ATGGAAATATACAATACTTTAACCAGGCGTAAGGAAAAGTTTATTCCCCGGCATCCGGGACGGGTGGATATGTACGTCTGCGGGCCGACCACCTACAACTTCATCCACCTGGGCAACGCCCGCCCCCTGGTCTTTTTTGACACCGTGCGGCGGTATTTCCAGTACCGGGGCTACCGGGTAAAGTATGTTCAGAATTTTACAGACATCGACGACAAGATCATCAACCGGGCCCGGGAAGAAGGTGTCGATGCCCTGGCCCTGGCCCGCAAATATATTGACGAATACTATCGGGACGCCGGGGCCTTAAATGTGCGGCCAGCCGATGTACACCCGAGGGTTTCCGAGCACCTCCCGGAAATTATCGATCTCATCAGTACCCTTATCGAAAAGAGGGCTGCCTATGTGGTAGATGGGGATGTCTACTTTGACATCAGCGCCTTTCCCGAGTACGGCAAGCTGTCCGGGCGCACCCTGGAGGAAATGCAGGCAGGAGCCCGGGTGGAGGTGGATCCCCGCAAAAAACACCCCATGGATTTCGCTCTGTGGAAGGCGGCCAAACCAGGCGAACCGGCCTGGGACAGCCCCTGGGGTAAAGGGCGTCCCGGCTGGCACATTGAATGCTCGGCCATGGCTTTAAAATACCTGGGGAATAACTTCGACATTCACGGGGGGGGCTTTGACCTGGTCTTCCCCCACCATGAAAATGAAATTGCCCAGGCCGAGGCGGCCACGGGCCGGCCGTTTGTGCGCTACTGGATGCATAACGGTTTCATTACCGTTAACCAGGAAAAAATGTCCAAATCCCTGGGCAACTTCTTTCTGGTACGGGAAATTTTGGACAAGTTTCCCCCGGAGGTAGTGCGCTTCTTCCTCCTTTCCACCCATTACCGCAGCCCGCTGGATTTCGACGACGAAAAGATGGCTGCAGCCGGGCGGGGACTGGAACGCTTTAAAAACAGCATCCGCCTGTTGACCGAGGCCCTGGAACGGCCGTCCCGGGAACATTCAAAACCCGAAGATGAAGAATTTATAGCCGCCCTGGAAAAATACCACCGGGATTTTGTGGCTGCCATGGATGACGATTTTAATACCGCCCTGGCGGTGGGCATTTGCTTTGAACTAGCCCGGGAAGTCAATGCTTACCTGCATGGCGCCGCCGGGTCTCCCTGCCGGGCGGCCCTGGAAAAGGCCATGGATCTTTTCCGCTCCTTTAACGAAGTGCTGGGCCTTTTCCGGGTTGATGAAAGGACCGGGCGCATACTCATCGAAGGGCGGCATGCAAAAAGCGATGGTCTTGAGGAAGCCCTGATCGAGTTGTTGCTGGAAGTGCGGCAGCAGGCCAGGGCGAAGAAAGACTGGGCCACTGCCGACCACATTCGGGATCGCCTGAAGGAACTGGGCATTATTCTGGAAGATACGCCCGGCGGCGTGCGCTGGAAGAGACAGGGATAA
- the sigH gene encoding RNA polymerase sporulation sigma factor SigH gives MSLSVQRECASCYHMMEDEEVVEYAREGDDAALEYLINKYKNFVRAKARSYFLIGADREDIIQEGMIGLYKAIRDFRLDKLSSFRAFAELCITRQIITAIKTATRQKHIPLNSYVSLNKPIYDEDSDRTLLDVISGTRIADPEELIISREEFYDIEEKMGEILSSLEWKVLMSYLEGKSYQEIAEDLKRHVKSIDNALQRVKRKLERYLEKRNN, from the coding sequence GTGAGTCTGAGCGTCCAGAGGGAATGTGCGAGCTGTTATCACATGATGGAGGATGAGGAAGTGGTGGAATACGCCCGCGAAGGTGATGACGCGGCCCTGGAGTACCTTATTAACAAGTACAAGAACTTTGTGCGGGCCAAGGCACGTTCCTACTTCCTCATCGGGGCTGATCGGGAGGATATCATTCAGGAAGGAATGATTGGCCTTTATAAGGCCATCCGTGATTTCCGGTTGGACAAGCTTTCATCTTTCCGGGCCTTTGCAGAACTTTGTATTACCAGGCAGATCATTACAGCCATCAAGACGGCCACCCGGCAAAAACACATCCCGTTGAACTCTTATGTTTCCTTGAATAAGCCCATTTACGACGAAGATTCGGACCGCACCCTTCTGGATGTCATCTCCGGTACCAGGATTGCCGACCCGGAGGAGTTGATTATCAGCCGGGAGGAATTTTATGATATTGAAGAAAAAATGGGCGAGATCCTGAGCTCCCTGGAATGGAAAGTGCTGATGTCCTACCTGGAGGGTAAGTCCTACCAGGAAATTGCTGAGGACTTGAAGCGCCACGTCAAATCCATTGACAACGCTTTACAGCGAGTCAAGCGCAAGCTGGAAAGGTACCTGGAAAAGCGAAACAACTAA
- a CDS encoding 4Fe-4S binding protein, translating into MAKVLAAPQAVNIEVRQSWCKGCGICVALCPKGVLVLDDSGKVAVANPGQCIGCGRCEIHCPDFAIGIEVKEQ; encoded by the coding sequence ATGGCTAAAGTTCTAGCCGCTCCACAAGCTGTGAACATAGAGGTGCGCCAGAGTTGGTGCAAGGGCTGCGGGATTTGCGTGGCCCTGTGCCCCAAAGGAGTGCTGGTCCTGGATGATTCCGGCAAGGTCGCGGTGGCCAATCCCGGCCAGTGCATCGGCTGCGGACGGTGTGAAATCCACTGCCCGGACTTTGCCATTGGCATAGAGGTGAAGGAACAATGA
- the cysE gene encoding serine O-acetyltransferase, whose product MFKQLKRDIQVVFERDPAAKSLLEVLLCYPGLHAIIMHRIAHFFYRKRLFTIARLISHISRFLTQIEIHPGAKIGQGLFIDHGAGVVIGETAEIGDNVTIYQGVTLGGTGKEKGKRHPTIGNNVVISAGAKILGSFTVGDNSKIGAGSVVLKPVPPNSTVVGVPGKVVIQDGKRVGSASAPDIDLRHDLLPDPVAEVINCLMHNIERLEKRVLELEKKLADSKPAEPLKSCDAVVQGAFSRPNES is encoded by the coding sequence ATGTTCAAGCAACTTAAGCGTGATATACAGGTGGTATTTGAACGGGATCCGGCGGCCAAAAGCCTTCTGGAAGTGCTGCTCTGCTATCCCGGCCTGCATGCCATTATCATGCACCGGATAGCCCATTTCTTTTACCGGAAACGACTCTTCACCATTGCCCGGTTGATTTCCCATATCTCCCGCTTCCTCACCCAGATTGAAATTCACCCCGGGGCCAAGATCGGCCAGGGACTTTTCATTGACCACGGAGCCGGGGTGGTCATCGGGGAAACGGCGGAAATTGGCGATAACGTAACCATCTACCAGGGAGTAACCCTGGGGGGGACGGGGAAGGAAAAGGGCAAGCGCCACCCCACCATAGGCAACAATGTGGTCATCAGCGCCGGCGCCAAAATTCTCGGCTCCTTTACCGTCGGGGACAATTCAAAGATCGGCGCCGGGTCGGTGGTGCTCAAGCCCGTACCTCCAAACAGCACCGTGGTGGGGGTGCCCGGCAAGGTAGTCATCCAGGACGGCAAGCGGGTGGGTTCGGCCAGCGCGCCGGATATTGACCTGCGCCACGACTTGCTGCCCGACCCGGTGGCGGAAGTAATTAACTGCCTGATGCACAACATTGAGCGCTTGGAAAAACGGGTCCTGGAACTGGAGAAAAAGCTGGCGGACAGCAAGCCGGCCGAACCCTTAAAATCTTGTGACGCCGTGGTGCAGGGCGCCTTTTCCCGGCCAAACGAGTCGTGA
- the nuoE gene encoding NADH-quinone oxidoreductase subunit NuoE, whose product MHLTEEEKKVALEQTGNILESYSRERGNLIPILQQVQEKLGYVPLVAMEEVARHLGMPPVDVYSVATFYNQFRLIPPGKHQIKVCMGTACHMKGGNIILDCWKRRLSIDVNQVTPDREFSLERVACVGCCTMAPVTVIDEEVHGRVTPTRVDGLLFSFGVKIPKGQQKEGEAIGRE is encoded by the coding sequence ATGCATTTAACGGAAGAAGAAAAAAAGGTTGCCTTAGAACAAACCGGGAACATCCTGGAGAGTTATTCTCGTGAGCGGGGTAACCTGATTCCTATTTTACAGCAGGTACAGGAAAAGCTGGGTTATGTGCCCCTGGTGGCCATGGAAGAAGTGGCGCGGCACCTGGGTATGCCCCCCGTGGATGTTTACAGCGTGGCCACCTTTTACAACCAGTTTCGTCTCATTCCCCCGGGGAAACACCAGATCAAAGTATGCATGGGCACGGCCTGCCACATGAAGGGGGGCAATATCATCCTGGACTGCTGGAAGAGGCGGCTGAGCATTGACGTTAACCAGGTTACGCCGGACCGGGAATTCAGCCTGGAAAGGGTGGCCTGCGTGGGATGCTGCACCATGGCACCGGTAACGGTGATCGATGAAGAGGTGCACGGCAGGGTAACCCCTACCCGGGTGGACGGATTGCTCTTTTCCTTTGGCGTAAAAATCCCAAAAGGCCAGCAGAAAGAAGGGGAAGCAATTGGGCGGGAGTAG
- a CDS encoding nucleotide pyrophosphohydrolase has translation MLEDVQTTLQDLKNMVAAFVEERDWAQFHTPKNLAMSVAIEAAELMELFQWSDGRELEPGLLERVEEELADVLIYCLAMANTAGIDLARVVKQKMAANARKYPADLYRGRYR, from the coding sequence ATGCTTGAAGACGTTCAAACCACCCTGCAGGATTTAAAAAATATGGTGGCCGCCTTTGTGGAGGAGAGGGACTGGGCGCAGTTTCATACGCCCAAGAATCTGGCCATGTCTGTGGCCATTGAGGCCGCCGAACTAATGGAGCTTTTCCAGTGGTCCGACGGGCGGGAGCTGGAACCCGGGCTTTTAGAGCGGGTGGAGGAAGAACTGGCCGATGTATTGATTTACTGTCTGGCCATGGCCAACACCGCAGGCATTGACCTGGCCCGGGTGGTAAAGCAAAAAATGGCGGCCAATGCCAGGAAATATCCTGCAGATCTCTACCGGGGCAGGTACCGGTAG
- a CDS encoding NYN domain-containing protein translates to MDEYLIVDGYNIIHAWPELEQLSGSSLEHARTRLVDILVNYAALTGEHVVVVFDAHQVKHSGDRSETVDGVQVIYTPEGETADAVIEKLVGELSRRGTVYVATYDWAEQRMILGRGAYRITPRELWKKVQRTQEEGKKHYDSGRPADAYLENRLVDEIRLIFERWRRKKD, encoded by the coding sequence ATGGACGAGTACCTGATCGTTGACGGCTATAATATCATTCATGCCTGGCCGGAACTGGAACAGCTTTCCGGGTCAAGTCTGGAGCATGCACGCACCCGGCTGGTGGATATTTTAGTCAATTATGCCGCTTTAACCGGGGAGCACGTGGTGGTAGTCTTTGATGCCCACCAGGTGAAACATAGCGGGGACCGGTCGGAAACCGTTGACGGGGTGCAGGTGATATATACCCCCGAGGGAGAAACTGCCGACGCGGTCATTGAGAAACTGGTTGGTGAGCTGTCCCGGCGGGGAACGGTCTACGTAGCTACCTACGACTGGGCCGAACAACGGATGATCCTGGGACGGGGTGCCTACCGGATCACGCCCAGGGAGCTGTGGAAAAAGGTCCAGCGCACGCAGGAGGAAGGGAAAAAGCATTACGACAGCGGCCGGCCGGCCGATGCCTACTTAGAAAACCGCCTGGTGGACGAAATTCGCCTAATTTTTGAACGCTGGCGAAGAAAAAAAGACTAG